In Prescottella soli, a genomic segment contains:
- a CDS encoding aspartate aminotransferase family protein — protein sequence MSGALWHGFADMGAVQREGAFVVTRGEGAYIWDDGGNRYLDATAGLWFTNVGHGRTEIADAVAAQLSKVAHFSNFGDFTSDVTVALADRLAEIAPVPGSKVFFTSGGSDSVDSAAKLARRYWTEVGRPSKKLVVARQKAYHGMHVAGTALAGIPVNREGYGELMSDARTVAWDDAKGLLELIEQEGADAIAAFFCEPIIGAGGIYLPPEGYLTEVRDICREHDILFVVDEVVTGFGRIGGSWFASTRFDLQPDMITTAKGLTSGYVPMGAVFVAPRVAEPFFGGGVWWRHGYTYGGHAGAAAAAMANLDIIERENLLADSKRLEASLHEHLSPLAAHPRVAEVRSGIGAVAAVQLADPAAALPFVKTLREFGISGRAAGQGAMQFSPSFVMTDDQVAEMAAGVAAALG from the coding sequence ATGAGTGGAGCACTGTGGCACGGATTCGCGGACATGGGAGCCGTCCAGCGGGAGGGTGCGTTCGTCGTCACTCGTGGTGAGGGCGCCTACATCTGGGACGACGGCGGCAACCGCTACCTCGACGCGACGGCGGGACTGTGGTTCACCAACGTCGGGCACGGACGCACCGAGATCGCCGACGCCGTCGCGGCACAGCTGTCGAAGGTGGCGCACTTCTCGAACTTCGGCGACTTCACCTCCGACGTCACCGTCGCGCTCGCGGACCGTCTGGCCGAGATCGCCCCGGTGCCGGGTTCGAAGGTGTTCTTCACGTCGGGCGGATCCGACTCGGTCGACTCCGCCGCGAAGCTGGCCCGCCGCTACTGGACTGAGGTCGGTCGGCCGTCGAAGAAGCTCGTCGTGGCCAGGCAGAAGGCCTATCACGGGATGCACGTGGCCGGCACCGCGCTCGCCGGCATCCCGGTCAACCGCGAGGGGTATGGCGAACTGATGTCCGACGCGCGCACCGTCGCGTGGGACGACGCGAAGGGACTGCTCGAGCTGATCGAGCAGGAGGGCGCGGACGCGATCGCCGCCTTCTTCTGCGAGCCGATCATCGGCGCCGGCGGCATCTATCTGCCGCCGGAGGGCTACCTGACCGAGGTCCGCGACATCTGCCGCGAGCACGACATCCTGTTCGTCGTCGACGAGGTGGTCACCGGATTCGGCCGCATCGGCGGCTCGTGGTTCGCATCGACCCGCTTCGATCTGCAGCCGGACATGATCACCACCGCGAAGGGGCTCACCTCGGGGTACGTCCCGATGGGCGCCGTCTTCGTCGCGCCCCGGGTCGCCGAGCCGTTCTTCGGGGGCGGCGTGTGGTGGCGCCACGGCTACACCTACGGCGGTCACGCCGGGGCGGCGGCCGCGGCGATGGCGAACCTCGACATCATCGAGCGGGAGAACCTGCTCGCGGACTCCAAGCGGCTGGAGGCGTCGTTGCACGAGCACCTGTCGCCGCTCGCGGCGCACCCGCGGGTCGCGGAGGTGCGCAGCGGGATCGGCGCGGTCGCGGCGGTGCAGTTGGCCGATCCGGCGGCGGCGCTGCCGTTCGTGAAGACGCTGCGCGAGTTCGGGATCTCGGGTCGGGCCGCCGGTCAGGGCGCGATGCAGTTCTCGCCGTCGTTCGTCATGACCGACGACCAGGTCGCCGAGATGGCGGCGGGAGTGGCCGCGGCGCTGGGGTGA
- a CDS encoding acyl-CoA dehydrogenase family protein: MERTLFEPEHDLFRESYRKFLDQHVAPFHDTWEEQNIVDRSVWVEAGKQGFLGMAVPEEYGGGGVDDFRYNMIVTEETTRGGYSGIGFMLHNDVVAPYLIKLANEEQKQRWLPGFCSGELITAIAMTEPGTGSDLQNIKTRAVRDGDHWILNGAKTFITNGINADLVIVVACTDPDKGPQGFSLFAVERGMEGFERGRNLDKIGLKAQDTAELSFTDVRVPAENLLGEEGMGFIYLMQNLPQERMSIAVVAAAAMESCLDMTIQYCRDRKAFGKSIGSFQNTRFVLAELATETTAVRVLVDRFVEQLNAGKLTVQEAAMAKWWTTEAQVKLIDRCLQLHGGYGYMREYPIAKAYMDSRVQTIYGGTTEIMKEIIGRSLDLS; the protein is encoded by the coding sequence GTGGAGCGCACCCTGTTCGAACCGGAGCACGATCTCTTCCGGGAGTCCTACCGCAAGTTCCTCGACCAGCACGTCGCGCCCTTCCACGACACGTGGGAAGAGCAGAACATCGTCGACCGATCGGTGTGGGTCGAGGCCGGCAAGCAGGGCTTTCTCGGGATGGCCGTTCCGGAGGAGTACGGCGGCGGGGGAGTCGACGACTTCCGCTACAACATGATCGTCACCGAGGAAACGACCCGAGGTGGCTACAGCGGCATCGGGTTCATGCTGCACAACGACGTTGTCGCGCCCTATCTGATCAAGCTCGCGAACGAGGAGCAGAAGCAGCGCTGGCTCCCGGGCTTCTGTTCCGGTGAGCTCATCACCGCGATCGCGATGACCGAACCCGGCACCGGCAGCGACCTGCAGAACATCAAGACTCGCGCCGTGCGGGACGGCGATCACTGGATCCTCAACGGCGCCAAGACCTTCATCACCAACGGCATCAACGCGGACCTCGTGATCGTCGTCGCGTGCACGGACCCCGACAAGGGCCCCCAGGGCTTCTCGCTGTTCGCCGTCGAGCGCGGGATGGAGGGCTTCGAGCGGGGCCGCAACCTCGACAAGATCGGTCTCAAGGCCCAGGACACGGCGGAACTGAGCTTCACCGACGTTCGGGTACCGGCCGAGAACCTCCTCGGCGAGGAGGGGATGGGCTTCATCTACCTCATGCAGAACCTTCCGCAGGAGCGTATGTCCATCGCCGTCGTCGCCGCGGCCGCCATGGAGTCGTGCCTGGACATGACAATCCAGTACTGCCGCGACCGCAAGGCGTTCGGCAAGTCGATCGGCAGTTTCCAGAACACCAGGTTCGTCCTCGCGGAGCTGGCCACCGAGACCACCGCGGTACGGGTGCTGGTCGACCGGTTCGTCGAGCAGCTCAACGCGGGCAAGCTCACCGTGCAGGAAGCCGCGATGGCCAAGTGGTGGACGACGGAGGCGCAGGTCAAGCTCATCGACCGCTGCCTGCAACTGCACGGCGGCTACGGCTACATGCGTGAATACCCCATCGCCAAGGCGTACATGGACTCCCGCGTCCAGACCATCTACGGCGGCACCACCGAGATCATGAAGGAGATCATCGGCCGGAGCCTCGACCTGAGCTGA
- a CDS encoding transglycosylase family protein, which produces MTSFTIKRALGAVVATGAVVAIPLAIGTGTANAAGGHDWSGVAECESSGNWAANTGNGFYGGLQFTQSTWEAYGGTGSANNASQAEQIRVAENVLEGQGVGAWPVCGQYLKGGSTPGAAASVAQPVVESAPAAQDSVYPQQVNEVAQAVSAGVGNYVVQLGDTLSEIAEAHGVSLGSLAAQVQNPDLIFPGQTLSL; this is translated from the coding sequence ATGACCAGCTTCACCATCAAGCGCGCCCTGGGCGCTGTCGTTGCCACCGGCGCCGTCGTCGCAATCCCGCTGGCGATCGGCACCGGCACGGCCAACGCGGCCGGTGGCCACGACTGGTCCGGCGTCGCCGAGTGCGAGTCGTCCGGCAACTGGGCGGCCAACACCGGCAACGGTTTCTACGGCGGCCTGCAGTTCACGCAGAGCACGTGGGAGGCATACGGCGGCACCGGTAGCGCCAACAACGCGAGCCAGGCCGAGCAGATCCGCGTCGCCGAGAACGTCCTCGAGGGCCAGGGCGTCGGTGCATGGCCCGTGTGCGGCCAGTACCTCAAGGGTGGCAGCACCCCGGGCGCTGCGGCATCCGTCGCGCAGCCGGTCGTCGAGTCGGCCCCGGCCGCGCAGGATTCCGTCTACCCGCAGCAAGTGAACGAGGTGGCGCAGGCCGTCAGCGCCGGCGTCGGCAACTACGTCGTCCAGCTCGGCGACACCCTCTCGGAGATCGCCGAGGCCCACGGTGTCTCGCTGGGCAGCCTCGCCGCCCAGGTTCAGAACCCCGACCTGATCTTCCCCGGACAGACCCTGTCCCTCTGA
- a CDS encoding LysM peptidoglycan-binding domain-containing protein, translating into MSTASTRSHDQRPARLRLAGLSNVAAAVVVTIGAVLGLGSLANLTAGPGAVPTETAAVRVHGGETLSDVAARVAPDAPVGQVVDRIMELNEMSSAAVRAGQTLLAPVSLER; encoded by the coding sequence GTGTCGACGGCGTCGACTCGGTCGCACGACCAGCGCCCCGCGCGGCTGCGGCTCGCGGGGCTGAGCAATGTGGCCGCGGCGGTCGTGGTGACGATCGGAGCCGTCCTCGGGTTGGGTTCTCTCGCGAACCTGACTGCGGGCCCGGGTGCGGTGCCGACGGAGACCGCCGCGGTGCGGGTGCACGGTGGGGAGACGCTCAGCGACGTCGCGGCGCGGGTCGCCCCGGACGCGCCGGTCGGCCAGGTGGTCGACCGGATCATGGAGTTGAACGAGATGTCGAGTGCAGCAGTGCGGGCGGGTCAGACCCTGCTCGCCCCTGTGTCGCTCGAACGCTGA
- a CDS encoding uracil-xanthine permease family protein, translated as MFGWALHGDGRRINDGAVVAPHERLSWPRTIGIGMQHVIAMFGATLLVPTITGFPVTTTLLFSGIGTALFLIITRGRIPSYLGSSFAFIAPLTAAAGEGPAAQLGGVVAAGVVLMLVGALVRAIGARVIDAVMPPVVTGAVVALIGLNLAPTAAGSFQAQPLIAAVTLLGILLATVIGPGIIGRLGILIGVVVGWVFAALTGGLADERVDALREAAWFGVPHLRAPTFELSVILLALPVVIVLIAENVGHVKAVSAMTGKPLDDLAGNALFADGLATTLAGIGGGSGTTTYAENIGVMAATRVYSTAAYWVAAVTAIVLSFSPKFGALVFTVPDGVIGGATLVLYGLIGVLGVRIWMDAKVDFTDPVNLTVVATALVAGIGNLTLSIGSVELGGIAWGSVGILVAYPVMRWLSTLRR; from the coding sequence ATGTTCGGATGGGCGCTCCACGGCGACGGGCGACGCATCAACGACGGTGCCGTGGTGGCGCCACACGAGCGGCTGTCGTGGCCGCGGACCATCGGCATCGGCATGCAGCACGTCATCGCCATGTTCGGCGCCACCCTGCTGGTGCCGACGATCACCGGGTTCCCGGTCACCACGACGCTGCTGTTCTCCGGTATCGGCACCGCGCTGTTCCTGATCATCACGCGCGGTCGCATCCCCAGCTACCTGGGCTCGTCGTTCGCGTTCATCGCCCCGCTGACCGCGGCCGCCGGCGAAGGACCCGCCGCGCAGCTCGGCGGCGTCGTCGCGGCCGGTGTGGTGCTCATGCTGGTCGGCGCACTCGTCCGGGCGATCGGTGCCCGGGTGATCGATGCCGTGATGCCGCCCGTCGTCACCGGTGCGGTGGTCGCGCTGATCGGCCTCAACCTCGCGCCCACCGCGGCGGGCTCCTTCCAGGCGCAGCCGCTGATCGCAGCGGTGACGCTGCTGGGCATCCTGCTCGCGACCGTGATCGGGCCGGGCATCATCGGCCGGCTCGGCATCCTGATCGGCGTCGTCGTCGGCTGGGTGTTCGCGGCGCTGACCGGCGGCCTCGCCGACGAGCGCGTCGACGCGCTGCGGGAGGCGGCGTGGTTCGGCGTCCCGCACCTGCGTGCGCCCACGTTCGAACTGTCGGTGATCCTGCTCGCCCTCCCGGTCGTCATCGTGCTCATCGCCGAGAACGTCGGACACGTCAAGGCCGTCTCCGCCATGACCGGCAAGCCGCTCGACGACCTCGCCGGCAACGCGCTGTTCGCCGACGGCCTCGCCACGACGCTCGCCGGCATCGGCGGCGGCTCCGGCACCACGACATACGCCGAGAACATCGGCGTCATGGCCGCGACCCGCGTGTACTCGACCGCGGCGTACTGGGTCGCCGCGGTCACCGCGATCGTCCTGTCCTTCTCGCCGAAGTTCGGCGCGCTGGTGTTCACGGTGCCGGACGGTGTGATCGGCGGCGCGACGCTCGTGCTGTACGGCCTGATCGGTGTCCTCGGTGTGCGGATCTGGATGGACGCCAAGGTCGACTTCACCGATCCCGTCAACCTCACCGTCGTGGCGACCGCACTGGTCGCGGGCATCGGCAACCTCACCCTGTCGATCGGTTCCGTCGAACTCGGCGGCATCGCGTGGGGTTCGGTCGGCATCCTGGTCGCCTACCCGGTGATGCGCTGGCTCTCCACGTTGCGTCGCTGA
- a CDS encoding dihydrofolate reductase family protein, which produces MRKLIYYVAVTLDGYIAGPGGEIDFYPLSDTMAAWINERYPDTVPTHIRPQAGLENTANRAFDTVIMGRGTYEPALEIGITSPYAHLRQLVVSTTLGTSPDPAVELVPGDPVEAVRKLKQEDGLDIWVAGGGQLAGALLPEIDGLIVKSYPVVAGAGIPAFAGPFRPTAFTRTDSISFDNGGTVTWFERA; this is translated from the coding sequence ATGCGCAAGCTCATCTACTACGTGGCAGTGACCCTGGACGGCTACATCGCCGGCCCCGGCGGCGAGATCGACTTCTACCCCCTCTCCGACACCATGGCGGCCTGGATCAACGAGCGCTATCCGGATACCGTGCCGACGCACATACGCCCGCAAGCGGGCCTCGAGAACACAGCCAATCGCGCGTTCGACACCGTGATCATGGGGCGGGGCACCTACGAGCCGGCGCTGGAGATCGGCATCACCAGCCCGTACGCCCATCTGCGCCAACTGGTCGTCTCGACGACCCTGGGGACGAGCCCGGACCCCGCGGTCGAACTCGTCCCCGGCGACCCGGTCGAGGCGGTGCGCAAGCTCAAGCAGGAGGACGGCCTCGACATCTGGGTGGCCGGCGGCGGGCAACTGGCGGGCGCGCTCCTGCCGGAGATCGACGGGCTGATCGTCAAGAGCTACCCAGTGGTCGCGGGCGCGGGGATCCCCGCCTTCGCGGGCCCGTTCCGGCCGACGGCGTTCACCCGGACGGACTCGATCTCGTTCGACAACGGCGGAACCGTCACGTGGTTCGAGCGGGCGTGA
- the nrdR gene encoding transcriptional regulator NrdR produces MHCPFCRHPDSRVVDSREADEGAAIRRRRSCPECGRRFTTVETAVLAVVKRSGVTEPFSREKVVRGVQRACQGRQVDNDALYMLAQQVEDTVRAAGSPEIPSHEVGLAILGPLRDLDEVAYLRFASVYRSFSSAEDFEREIKDLRAHRESRAAELADADTAAE; encoded by the coding sequence ATGCACTGCCCGTTCTGTCGGCACCCTGATTCGCGCGTGGTCGATTCCCGTGAGGCCGACGAGGGTGCGGCGATCCGCCGTCGCCGTTCGTGTCCCGAGTGCGGTCGCCGGTTCACGACCGTCGAGACCGCCGTCCTCGCCGTGGTCAAGCGCAGTGGTGTCACGGAACCGTTCAGCCGCGAGAAGGTCGTGCGTGGTGTCCAGCGCGCCTGCCAGGGCCGGCAGGTGGACAACGATGCGCTGTACATGCTGGCCCAGCAGGTCGAGGACACCGTGCGCGCGGCGGGGTCTCCCGAGATCCCCAGCCACGAGGTGGGATTGGCGATCCTCGGGCCGTTGCGCGATCTGGACGAGGTGGCCTACCTGCGCTTTGCGTCGGTGTACCGGTCGTTCAGTTCCGCGGAGGACTTCGAGCGGGAGATCAAGGATCTGCGGGCGCACCGCGAGAGCCGCGCGGCCGAACTCGCCGACGCCGACACCGCGGCCGAGTAG
- the hrpA gene encoding ATP-dependent RNA helicase HrpA, protein MSTTPSVAEATLDRREARKRLGALTLRDEHRLRRRLDRAKSPSALTALDEEITAAELRIAGRRAQVPSITYPESLPVTQRRDDIAAAIESHQVVIVAGETGSGKTTQIPKICLELGRGIRGMIGHTQPRRLAARTVAERIAEEVGRDLGDTVGYTVRFTDQVSDSTLVKLMTDGILLAEIQRDRMLRRYDTLIIDEAHERSLNIDFILGYLKQLLPRRPDLKVIITSATIDPERFAEHFEVGGVPAPIVEVSGRTFPVEMRYRPLTVEVGDQTFDRDPVDAVCEAVDELSAEGDGDILVFLSGEREIRDTADALRDRKLRNTEIVPLYARLSAAEQHKVFTAHTGRRVVLSTNVAETSLTVPGIRYVVDPGTARISRYSVRTKVQRLPIEPISQASARQRAGRCGRVADGICIRLYSEDDFESRPQFTEPEILRTNLASVVLQMTALGLGDIEAFPFVEAPDPRAIRDGIALLEELGAIASGKQPPKSDGQAPTGPQLTTTGRELAQLPVDPRMARMLVEAHRNGCLREMLVIVAALSIQDVRERPAAFQQAADEKHARFNVENSDFLAYLKLWEYLREQRKELSSNQFRKMCRNEFLHWLRIREWQDLHGQLRQIARGLGWETSDSDTGASEAAESLIHQSLLAGLLSHIGLREGEKRDFLGARGSRFAIFPGSGLFKKPPRWVMAAELVETSRLWARMAARIEPEWAEKLAPHLVKRTYSEPHWSTKRACAMAYERVTLYGVPLVTERPVTYSSIDPEVSRDLFIRHALVQGEWQTQHKFFHANRALLDDVEELEHRARRRDILVDDETLFEFYDERVGPEAVSARHFDTWWKKVRRENPNLLNFTTSTVVNADSAAVLEGDYPDAWRQGDIQFPLTYQFEPGKEDDGVTARIPVALLAGVRPVGFDWLVPGMRTELVTALIKTLPKQQRRQVVPAPDFAAAALAAVKPRSESLVHAMARELSRLGNCRIEPTDFDVASLPPHLRMTFAAVDEKGKVLGKDKSLTALRRTLAPRVEVEVAKATSNTERRPALVWTAQTLGTLPESVTRTIGGQKVTGYPALVAEESGVAVRVLTTPAAQRAAMRAGTRQLLLNAVPTQAKSVTNGMSNADRLALGQNPDGSFDALLDDCRACAIDELIAENGGPVQDPAAFEKLTSTVRAQLATRVARLLRLLLPALAEAHRLAVLLDRASGEAADDVREQRESLLFPGFVTELGSRRLKDLPRYLAAASMRLEALPAGAQRDRVGMDALDRVYAAYDRMLSALPEERRGDDDVNEILWKIEELRVSLFAQTLGTAIPVSEKRVLKAIDAIRR, encoded by the coding sequence ATGTCGACAACACCATCAGTAGCCGAGGCCACGCTCGATCGCCGCGAAGCGAGGAAGCGACTCGGCGCACTCACCCTTCGTGACGAGCACCGTCTGCGCCGACGCCTCGACCGCGCCAAGTCCCCGTCCGCGCTGACTGCTCTGGACGAGGAGATCACCGCGGCCGAACTGCGGATCGCGGGACGCCGCGCCCAGGTTCCGTCGATCACCTATCCGGAGTCACTGCCGGTCACGCAGCGCCGCGACGACATCGCCGCCGCGATCGAATCGCACCAGGTCGTCATCGTCGCCGGTGAGACCGGTTCCGGCAAGACCACTCAGATCCCCAAGATCTGCCTCGAACTCGGCCGCGGCATCCGCGGCATGATCGGGCACACGCAGCCCCGGCGCCTGGCGGCCCGGACTGTCGCCGAGCGCATCGCCGAGGAGGTGGGCCGCGACCTCGGCGACACCGTCGGCTACACCGTCCGCTTCACCGACCAGGTCTCCGACTCCACCCTCGTCAAGCTGATGACCGACGGCATCCTCCTCGCGGAGATCCAGCGCGACCGGATGCTGCGCCGCTACGACACACTGATCATCGACGAGGCCCACGAGCGCAGCCTCAACATCGACTTCATCCTCGGTTACCTCAAGCAGCTGCTCCCCCGCCGGCCCGATCTCAAGGTGATCATCACGTCGGCGACCATCGACCCCGAGCGGTTCGCCGAGCACTTCGAGGTCGGCGGCGTGCCCGCGCCGATCGTCGAGGTGTCGGGGCGCACGTTCCCCGTCGAGATGCGGTACCGCCCGCTGACCGTCGAGGTGGGCGACCAGACGTTCGACCGGGACCCCGTCGACGCGGTGTGCGAGGCCGTCGACGAGCTGTCCGCGGAGGGCGACGGCGACATCCTGGTGTTCCTGTCCGGCGAACGCGAGATCCGCGACACCGCCGACGCGCTGCGCGACCGCAAGCTCCGGAACACCGAGATCGTGCCGCTGTACGCGCGGCTGTCGGCGGCCGAGCAGCACAAGGTCTTCACCGCGCACACCGGTCGCCGGGTGGTGCTGTCCACCAACGTCGCCGAGACGTCCCTGACCGTGCCCGGCATCCGCTACGTCGTCGACCCCGGCACCGCGCGCATCTCGCGGTACTCGGTGCGGACGAAGGTGCAGCGCCTGCCGATCGAGCCGATCTCGCAGGCCTCGGCCCGCCAGCGCGCCGGCCGCTGTGGCCGCGTCGCCGACGGCATCTGCATCCGCCTCTACTCCGAGGACGACTTCGAGTCGCGGCCGCAGTTCACCGAGCCGGAGATCCTGCGCACCAACCTGGCATCGGTCGTCCTGCAGATGACCGCGCTCGGACTCGGCGACATCGAGGCCTTCCCCTTCGTGGAGGCACCCGACCCGCGCGCCATCCGCGACGGCATCGCGCTGCTCGAGGAACTGGGCGCGATCGCCTCCGGCAAGCAGCCCCCGAAGAGCGACGGCCAGGCTCCGACGGGCCCCCAGCTCACCACGACCGGACGCGAACTCGCGCAACTCCCGGTCGATCCGCGGATGGCACGGATGCTGGTGGAGGCGCACCGCAACGGCTGCCTGCGCGAGATGCTCGTGATCGTGGCGGCCCTGTCGATCCAGGACGTGCGCGAGCGTCCTGCCGCGTTCCAGCAGGCCGCCGACGAGAAGCATGCCCGCTTCAACGTGGAGAACTCCGACTTCCTGGCCTACCTGAAGCTGTGGGAGTACCTGCGTGAGCAGCGGAAGGAGCTGAGCTCCAACCAGTTCCGCAAGATGTGCCGCAACGAGTTCCTGCACTGGCTGCGCATCCGCGAGTGGCAGGACCTGCACGGCCAGCTCCGTCAGATCGCCCGCGGACTCGGTTGGGAGACATCCGATTCCGATACCGGAGCGTCGGAGGCGGCCGAGTCCCTGATCCACCAGTCGCTGCTAGCAGGCCTGCTCTCGCACATCGGCCTGCGCGAGGGCGAGAAGCGCGACTTCCTCGGCGCCCGCGGCAGCCGATTCGCGATCTTCCCCGGCTCCGGCCTGTTCAAGAAGCCCCCGCGCTGGGTGATGGCCGCCGAACTGGTCGAGACGTCCCGGCTGTGGGCGCGGATGGCCGCCCGGATCGAGCCGGAGTGGGCGGAGAAACTCGCGCCGCACCTGGTCAAACGCACCTATTCCGAGCCCCACTGGTCCACCAAGCGGGCGTGCGCGATGGCGTACGAACGCGTCACGCTGTACGGCGTCCCGCTCGTCACCGAGCGTCCCGTCACCTACAGCTCGATCGACCCCGAGGTCTCCCGCGACCTGTTCATCCGGCACGCCCTGGTGCAGGGCGAATGGCAGACCCAGCACAAGTTCTTCCATGCCAACCGGGCGCTGCTCGACGACGTCGAGGAACTCGAGCACCGCGCGCGACGCCGCGACATCCTCGTCGACGACGAGACGCTGTTCGAGTTCTACGACGAGCGCGTCGGCCCGGAGGCCGTGTCCGCCAGGCACTTCGACACGTGGTGGAAGAAGGTGCGGCGGGAGAACCCGAACCTGCTGAACTTCACGACCTCCACGGTCGTCAACGCCGACTCCGCCGCGGTGCTCGAGGGCGACTACCCGGACGCGTGGCGTCAAGGCGACATCCAGTTCCCGCTCACCTACCAGTTCGAGCCGGGCAAGGAGGACGACGGCGTCACCGCCCGGATCCCAGTGGCCCTGCTCGCGGGGGTTCGTCCGGTCGGCTTCGACTGGCTGGTGCCCGGAATGCGCACCGAACTGGTGACCGCACTGATCAAGACGTTGCCGAAGCAACAGCGCCGCCAGGTGGTCCCGGCGCCCGACTTCGCCGCTGCCGCGCTCGCGGCCGTGAAGCCGCGCTCGGAGTCGCTGGTGCATGCGATGGCCCGGGAGCTGTCGCGGCTGGGCAACTGCCGGATCGAGCCGACCGATTTCGACGTCGCCTCACTGCCGCCGCACCTGCGCATGACGTTCGCTGCGGTGGACGAGAAGGGCAAGGTCCTCGGGAAGGACAAGAGCCTGACGGCCCTGCGCCGCACGCTGGCACCGCGGGTGGAGGTCGAGGTCGCGAAGGCGACGTCCAACACCGAGCGGCGGCCCGCACTCGTCTGGACCGCGCAGACGCTCGGCACCCTGCCCGAGTCCGTCACGCGCACGATCGGCGGACAGAAGGTCACCGGCTACCCGGCGCTGGTCGCCGAGGAATCCGGAGTCGCGGTGCGGGTGCTCACCACCCCCGCCGCCCAGCGCGCCGCGATGCGGGCCGGCACCCGTCAGCTGCTGCTGAATGCGGTTCCCACCCAAGCCAAGTCGGTGACGAACGGCATGAGCAACGCCGACCGGCTCGCGCTCGGCCAGAACCCGGACGGCAGCTTCGACGCGCTCCTCGACGACTGCCGGGCCTGCGCGATCGACGAGTTGATCGCCGAGAACGGTGGCCCGGTGCAGGATCCGGCCGCCTTCGAGAAGTTGACATCCACGGTGCGAGCACAGCTCGCCACGCGGGTGGCACGGTTGCTGCGCCTGCTGCTGCCGGCGCTCGCGGAGGCGCACCGACTGGCAGTGCTCCTCGATCGGGCGAGCGGCGAGGCCGCCGACGACGTGCGTGAGCAGCGGGAGTCGTTGCTGTTCCCCGGATTCGTGACCGAACTCGGCTCGAGGCGACTGAAGGACCTCCCGCGCTACCTGGCGGCGGCGTCCATGCGGCTCGAAGCGCTGCCCGCGGGCGCGCAGCGCGACCGGGTCGGCATGGACGCACTGGACCGCGTGTACGCCGCCTACGACCGCATGCTCTCCGCACTGCCGGAGGAGCGTCGCGGCGACGACGACGTGAACGAGATCCTCTGGAAGATCGAGGAGCTGCGCGTGAGCCTGTTCGCGCAGACCCTCGGGACCGCGATCCCGGTGTCGGAGAAGCGGGTCCTCAAGGCCATCGACGCGATCCGGCGGTAG
- the lexA gene encoding transcriptional repressor LexA encodes MKDDNSGTSSETGREPSVDVGKLTDRQRKVLEVIRASVAERGYPPSIREIGDAVGLTSTSSVAHQLRTLERKGFLRRDPNRPRAVDVRGLDAAAGQAGVTVASVDGGSTSLTPADDLPAPTFVPVLGRIAAGGPILAEEAVEDVFPLPRELVGQGSLFLLKVVGESMIDAAICDGDWVVVRQQNVAENGDIVAAMIDGEATVKTFKRTGKDVWLMPHNPLFDPIPGNDAAILGKVVTVMRKL; translated from the coding sequence ATGAAGGACGACAACTCGGGTACCTCCAGCGAGACCGGACGCGAGCCGTCCGTCGACGTCGGCAAGCTCACCGATCGGCAGCGCAAGGTCCTCGAGGTCATCCGCGCATCCGTCGCCGAGCGCGGCTACCCGCCGAGCATCCGCGAGATCGGTGACGCGGTGGGCCTGACCTCGACGTCGTCCGTCGCGCACCAGCTGCGCACCCTCGAACGCAAGGGATTCCTGCGGCGCGACCCGAACCGCCCGCGCGCGGTGGACGTGCGCGGCCTGGACGCCGCGGCAGGCCAGGCCGGTGTCACCGTCGCATCCGTCGACGGCGGCTCGACGAGCCTCACGCCCGCCGACGATCTGCCGGCCCCGACTTTCGTCCCGGTGCTCGGCCGCATCGCCGCCGGCGGGCCGATCCTCGCCGAGGAAGCAGTCGAGGACGTGTTCCCGCTGCCGCGCGAACTGGTCGGGCAGGGCTCGCTGTTCCTGCTCAAGGTCGTCGGTGAGTCCATGATCGACGCCGCGATCTGCGACGGCGACTGGGTGGTGGTCCGCCAGCAGAACGTCGCCGAGAACGGCGACATCGTCGCGGCCATGATCGACGGGGAGGCCACGGTCAAGACGTTCAAGCGCACCGGCAAGGACGTCTGGCTCATGCCGCACAATCCGCTGTTCGATCCGATTCCGGGTAACGACGCTGCGATCCTCGGCAAGGTCGTCACCGTCATGCGCAAGCTCTGA